The following are encoded together in the Onychostoma macrolepis isolate SWU-2019 chromosome 03, ASM1243209v1, whole genome shotgun sequence genome:
- the LOC131536445 gene encoding neuropeptide B-like isoform X1, translating to MSAKSTSMSFLFVAILYGLYPIPGACEMADPLTDSWKQCVECDFSAVCRPVDAWYKQAARLSYYSVGRASGLLSGIRRSEPELEPIDPLTDINALPEKHFPRNFLKNMPICIKDVFPELQSCEFLQDSSLFKCGANVIFSLDSRICLSS from the exons TTTCCTCTTTGTAGCTATCTTATATGGACTTTATCCAATTCCTGGAGCTTGTGAAATGGCTGACCCACTGACTGACTCATGGAAACAGTGTGTAGAGTGTGACTTCTCAG CAGTTTGTCGTCCAGTGGATGCCTGGTACAAACAAGCAGCGAGACTGAGTTACTACTCCGTGGGCAGAGCTTCAGGACTGCTGTCTGGGATCAGGAGGTCAGAACCAGAACTAGAGCCCATCGATCCACTGACAGACATCAATGCCCTGCCAGAAAAACATTTCCCACGCAACTTCCTCAAAAACATG CCTATTTGTATAAAGGATGTCTTTCCAGAGCTGCAAAGCTGTGAGTTTCTCCAGGACAGTAGCTTGTTTAAGTGTGGGGCCAATGTGATCTTCAGTCTGGACTCAAGAATCTGTCTCAGCAGCTAA
- the LOC131536445 gene encoding neuropeptide B-like isoform X2: protein MSAKSTSMSFLFVAILYGLYPIPGACEMADPLTDSWKQCVECDFSVCRPVDAWYKQAARLSYYSVGRASGLLSGIRRSEPELEPIDPLTDINALPEKHFPRNFLKNMPICIKDVFPELQSCEFLQDSSLFKCGANVIFSLDSRICLSS, encoded by the exons TTTCCTCTTTGTAGCTATCTTATATGGACTTTATCCAATTCCTGGAGCTTGTGAAATGGCTGACCCACTGACTGACTCATGGAAACAGTGTGTAGAGTGTGACTTCTCAG TTTGTCGTCCAGTGGATGCCTGGTACAAACAAGCAGCGAGACTGAGTTACTACTCCGTGGGCAGAGCTTCAGGACTGCTGTCTGGGATCAGGAGGTCAGAACCAGAACTAGAGCCCATCGATCCACTGACAGACATCAATGCCCTGCCAGAAAAACATTTCCCACGCAACTTCCTCAAAAACATG CCTATTTGTATAAAGGATGTCTTTCCAGAGCTGCAAAGCTGTGAGTTTCTCCAGGACAGTAGCTTGTTTAAGTGTGGGGCCAATGTGATCTTCAGTCTGGACTCAAGAATCTGTCTCAGCAGCTAA
- the LOC131536445 gene encoding neuropeptide B-like isoform X3: MADPLTDSWKQCVECDFSAVCRPVDAWYKQAARLSYYSVGRASGLLSGIRRSEPELEPIDPLTDINALPEKHFPRNFLKNMPICIKDVFPELQSCEFLQDSSLFKCGANVIFSLDSRICLSS, from the exons ATGGCTGACCCACTGACTGACTCATGGAAACAGTGTGTAGAGTGTGACTTCTCAG CAGTTTGTCGTCCAGTGGATGCCTGGTACAAACAAGCAGCGAGACTGAGTTACTACTCCGTGGGCAGAGCTTCAGGACTGCTGTCTGGGATCAGGAGGTCAGAACCAGAACTAGAGCCCATCGATCCACTGACAGACATCAATGCCCTGCCAGAAAAACATTTCCCACGCAACTTCCTCAAAAACATG CCTATTTGTATAAAGGATGTCTTTCCAGAGCTGCAAAGCTGTGAGTTTCTCCAGGACAGTAGCTTGTTTAAGTGTGGGGCCAATGTGATCTTCAGTCTGGACTCAAGAATCTGTCTCAGCAGCTAA
- the LOC131536445 gene encoding neuropeptide B-like isoform X4 gives MADPLTDSWKQCVECDFSVCRPVDAWYKQAARLSYYSVGRASGLLSGIRRSEPELEPIDPLTDINALPEKHFPRNFLKNMPICIKDVFPELQSCEFLQDSSLFKCGANVIFSLDSRICLSS, from the exons ATGGCTGACCCACTGACTGACTCATGGAAACAGTGTGTAGAGTGTGACTTCTCAG TTTGTCGTCCAGTGGATGCCTGGTACAAACAAGCAGCGAGACTGAGTTACTACTCCGTGGGCAGAGCTTCAGGACTGCTGTCTGGGATCAGGAGGTCAGAACCAGAACTAGAGCCCATCGATCCACTGACAGACATCAATGCCCTGCCAGAAAAACATTTCCCACGCAACTTCCTCAAAAACATG CCTATTTGTATAAAGGATGTCTTTCCAGAGCTGCAAAGCTGTGAGTTTCTCCAGGACAGTAGCTTGTTTAAGTGTGGGGCCAATGTGATCTTCAGTCTGGACTCAAGAATCTGTCTCAGCAGCTAA
- the LOC131536443 gene encoding guanine nucleotide-binding protein G(o) subunit alpha-like isoform X1, which yields MFRCFDVLTSLQACLVAVQTCVNLRNEEKRSCNNQQHARIEREPHVHRVLILGTPESGKSTLIKQMKIIYSHGFTKQELISFKPAVLDNLLTSMKFVLHGMGMLRINLSNKKNKAHARAILSCKCCVGEDMELLPFVAHSFCSLWGDLGMRAAVARGHEFQLNDSALYFFENISRIIAPNYIPTKTDVLRVRVRTRGVIETQFRVNNSLYRLYDVGGHCSERKKWYSYFDNVQAVLFMVALSGYDQNLDENHSKNRLHESLEYFRSTCNSVFFRGASLVLFMNKIDLFAEKILYSGRHLRLYQPDFKGSDCDVSCAAQYVTDQFVACATTSGKMVYSHFTNATDPSSVQDAFQLTMSTIVKHNLQTISLL from the exons ATGTTTCGATGTTTTGACGTTTTAACATCCCTGCAG GCATGTCTCGTGGCTGTGCAGACATGCGTGAATCTGCGAAATGAAGAGAAAAGATCCTGCAATAATCAGCAGCATGCTCGAATTGAGCGCGAGCCGCACGTGCACAGAGTCCTCATACTGG GTACTCCAGAGAGCGGCAAAAGCACATTAATCAAACAGATGAAGATCATCTACAGCCATGGCTTTACAAAACAAGAACTCATCAGCTTCAAG CCTGCTGTGTTGGATAACCTGCTGACGAGTATGAAGTTTGTGCTGCATGGTATGGGAATGCTGCGCATTAATttgtcaaacaaaaaaaacaag GCTCATGCACGTGCCATCTTGTCATGTAAGTGTTGTGTAGGAGAGGATATGGAGCTGCTGCCATTTGTGGCTCATTCATTCTGCAGTCTGTGGGGGGATCTGGGTATGAGGGCGGCAGTGGCCAGAGGCCACGAGTTCCAGCTCAATGATTCTGCACTATA CTTTTTTGAGAACATAAGTCGCATCATCGCACCAAACTACATCCCAACTAAAACCGATGTCCTCAGAGTGCGAGTAAGGACTCGTGGTGTCATCGAAACCCAGTTCAGAGTCAACAACTCGCTGTACAG GCTATATGATGTGGGTGGTCATTGTTCAGAAAGAAAGAAGTGGTACAGTTATTTTGACAATGTCCAGGCAGTTCTGTTTATGGTGGCTCTTAGTGGGTATGATCAAAACCTCGATGAAAATCATTCGAAG aaCCGTCTCCATGAAAGCCTGGAGTACTTCAGATCCACATGTAACAGTGTGTTTTTCAGAGGAGCTTCTCTG GTTTTATTCATGAACAAAATTGATCTGTTTGCTGAGAAAATACTGTATTCTGGGAGACATCTGCGACTTTATCAGCCAGACTTCAAAG GGTCTGACTGTGATGTgagttgtgctgctcaatatgtGACTGACCAGTTTGTGGCATGTGCTACCACCTCAGGCAAGATGGTATACTCTCACTTCACCAATGCCACAGACCCCTCCAGCGTACAGGACGCCTTCCAGCTCACCATGAGCACTATTGTTAAACATAACCTTCAAACAATCTCACTtctctaa
- the LOC131536443 gene encoding guanine nucleotide-binding protein G(o) subunit alpha-like isoform X2: protein MKIIYSHGFTKQELISFKPAVLDNLLTSMKFVLHGMGMLRINLSNKKNKAHARAILSCKCCVGEDMELLPFVAHSFCSLWGDLGMRAAVARGHEFQLNDSALYFFENISRIIAPNYIPTKTDVLRVRVRTRGVIETQFRVNNSLYRLYDVGGHCSERKKWYSYFDNVQAVLFMVALSGYDQNLDENHSKNRLHESLEYFRSTCNSVFFRGASLVLFMNKIDLFAEKILYSGRHLRLYQPDFKGSDCDVSCAAQYVTDQFVACATTSGKMVYSHFTNATDPSSVQDAFQLTMSTIVKHNLQTISLL, encoded by the exons ATGAAGATCATCTACAGCCATGGCTTTACAAAACAAGAACTCATCAGCTTCAAG CCTGCTGTGTTGGATAACCTGCTGACGAGTATGAAGTTTGTGCTGCATGGTATGGGAATGCTGCGCATTAATttgtcaaacaaaaaaaacaag GCTCATGCACGTGCCATCTTGTCATGTAAGTGTTGTGTAGGAGAGGATATGGAGCTGCTGCCATTTGTGGCTCATTCATTCTGCAGTCTGTGGGGGGATCTGGGTATGAGGGCGGCAGTGGCCAGAGGCCACGAGTTCCAGCTCAATGATTCTGCACTATA CTTTTTTGAGAACATAAGTCGCATCATCGCACCAAACTACATCCCAACTAAAACCGATGTCCTCAGAGTGCGAGTAAGGACTCGTGGTGTCATCGAAACCCAGTTCAGAGTCAACAACTCGCTGTACAG GCTATATGATGTGGGTGGTCATTGTTCAGAAAGAAAGAAGTGGTACAGTTATTTTGACAATGTCCAGGCAGTTCTGTTTATGGTGGCTCTTAGTGGGTATGATCAAAACCTCGATGAAAATCATTCGAAG aaCCGTCTCCATGAAAGCCTGGAGTACTTCAGATCCACATGTAACAGTGTGTTTTTCAGAGGAGCTTCTCTG GTTTTATTCATGAACAAAATTGATCTGTTTGCTGAGAAAATACTGTATTCTGGGAGACATCTGCGACTTTATCAGCCAGACTTCAAAG GGTCTGACTGTGATGTgagttgtgctgctcaatatgtGACTGACCAGTTTGTGGCATGTGCTACCACCTCAGGCAAGATGGTATACTCTCACTTCACCAATGCCACAGACCCCTCCAGCGTACAGGACGCCTTCCAGCTCACCATGAGCACTATTGTTAAACATAACCTTCAAACAATCTCACTtctctaa